Proteins encoded in a region of the Diospyros lotus cultivar Yz01 chromosome 9, ASM1463336v1, whole genome shotgun sequence genome:
- the LOC127809494 gene encoding CASP-like protein 4C1, producing MRSSPAANNGGETPSPRPRIQSHHQPHFQSTVSAQKLRRFNYFILASRAGAFCFSCAAFIFMVINPRGSDSPPRWYQFDAFRYVVAANAIVAAYSLFEMWASLWEISRGITLLPEIVQVWFDFAHDQVFAYLLLSAGSAATELARTLKTADGDTCRASKAFCVQTDIAVALGFAGFLCVGVSSLLSGFRVVCFIINGSRFHL from the exons ATGAGGTCTTCTCCAGCGGCCAACAATGGCGGCGAGACCCCGTCGCCGCGCCCCCGAATCCAGAGCCACCACCAGCCCCACTTTCAGTCCACCGTCTCAGCCCAGAAGCTCCGCCGCTTCAACTACTTCATCCTCGCGTCCCGCGCCGGCGCCTTCTGCTTCTCCTGCGCAGCTTTCATTTTTATGGTCATCAATCCCAGGGGCTCCGATTCCCCCCCTCGATGGTACCAGTTCGACGCCTTCAG ATACGTAGTGGCGGCGAATGCGATAGTGGCGGCGTACTCACTGTTCGAGATGTGGGCGTCGCTCTGGGAGATTTCGAGGGGAATCACATTGCTGCCGGAGATCGTCCAGGTCTGGTTCGATTTCGCCCACGACCAGGTGTTCGCCTACCTGCTCCTCTCCGCTGGCTCGGCGGCGACGGAGCTGGCCAGGACCCTCAAGACGGCCGACGGGGACACGTGTAGGGCGAGCAAGGCGTTCTGCGTGCAGACGGACATCGCCGTGGCCTTGGGATTCGCCGGATTCCTGTGCGTGGGGGTGTCGTCGCTGCTATCGGGGTTTCGGGTCGTCTGCTTCATAATCAACGGCTCTCGTTTCCATCTCTAG